A genome region from Trichosurus vulpecula isolate mTriVul1 chromosome 5, mTriVul1.pri, whole genome shotgun sequence includes the following:
- the LOC118851437 gene encoding 40S ribosomal protein S15-like, giving the protein MLFLMADKMAEVEQKKKRTFRKFTYRGVDLDQLLDMSYEQLMQLYSARQRRRLNRGLRRKQHSLLKRLRKAKKEAPPMEKPEVVKTHLRDMIILPEMVGSMVGVYNGKTFNQVEIKPEMIGHYLGEFSITYKPVKHGRPGIGATHSSRFIPLK; this is encoded by the coding sequence atGCTTTTCCTGATGGCAGACAAGATGGCGGAAGTGGAGCAGAAGAAGAAGCGAACCTTCCGGAAGTTCACCTACCGCGGCGTGGACCTGGATCAGCTGCTGGACATGTCCTACGAACAGCTCATGCAGTTGTACAGCGCTCGGCAGCGTCGGCGACTCAACAGGGGTCTGCGGCGCAAACAGCATTCCCTCCTGAAGCGTCTGAGGAAGGCCAAGAAGGAGGCGCCCCCCATGGAAAAGCCAGAGGTAGTAAAGACACACCTTCGAGACATGATCATCCTGCCTGAGATGGTGGGAAGTATGGTGGGCGTCTATAACGGCAAGACCTTCAATCAGGTAGAAATTAAGCCTGAGATGATCGGCCACTACCTGGGTGAATTCTCTATCACCTACAAGCCTGTGAAACATGGCCGGCCGGGTATTGGAGCCACTCACTCCTCACGTTTCATCCCTCTCAAGTAA